ACAGGAAGATCATCTTCCACGCCGCCAGATGCCGAATGGCAAAAGGGACGAAGGGGCACATCGCCTTTTCGTCCCTTTTTTTGCCGATGCGCCCCTCGACCCGAGAGGGAGCGATGGTTAGGACGTTCTCCATGACGGGACGCATGACGAGAGCCATCGGGATCATCCTGGCCCTGGGGTTGTCCGCCTGCGCTGGCGGCCATTATCGCCCGGTGCGCGACACGCCGGTCAGGATCGGCCCGCCCTATACAGTGCGCGGCACCACCTATGTTCCTGCCGCCGATCCGACCTATGACATGCTGGGCTATGCCAGCTGGTATGGATCGGAATCAGGCAACCACACCGCCAATGGCGAGCGGTTCCGGGCCAAGTGGATCACCGCCGCGCATGTCAGCCTGCCGCTGCCCAGCTATGTCGAGGTCACGGCATTGGACACCGGCCGCACGCTGCTGGTCCGCGTCAACGACCGAGGCCCCTTTTCGGGTCGCGGACGGGTGATCGACCTGTCGCGCGGCGCGGCGGAAGAACTGGGCATCCGGGCGCAGGGTCATGCGCCGGTCCGCGTGCGCTTGGTCGATCCACCGGAAAAGGACAAGGCGCGCCTGCGCAAGGGCAAGGCGGCAAGCAGCCGGCCACGCGTGCCGGAAAGGATATTGGTCAACCTGCGCGCGCAATTGCAGGCGTCGGCCCCATGACGGCGACGGCGGCGCAGGCAGAGACCGTGCGGCGCATCGCACAAGACCATCCCGTCGCTGGTCCGATGCTGGACCGCTGGGCACTGCTGGGCCTGCCCGACGCCTGGTTGTCCGGCAGCCTGCTCGCGCAGGCCTGGTGGAACATCCGGTTCGGCCTGCCACCGTTGCACGGCATCGATGACGCCGACATCATCTATTTCGATCCGGTCGACCTCTCCGATAACGCGGAGGCGCGGGCGGCGGCGCATGTCGGCCAGGTCTTCGCCGATCTGCCGATCCGTCTGGACGTGAAAAATCAGGCGCGGGTGCATCTCTGGTATCCCGATCGCTTCGGCGTTCCGATTGCGCCCTATCGTTCGGCGCGGGACGCGACCGCGACTTTCCCCACGACCGCGTCGGCCGTGGCGATCAATGAGGTCGCCCTGTCCGCGCCTTTCGGTCTGGACGATTTCCTGGCGCCTGTCGTGCGCGCCAATGCGACATTGATCGACCGCGCCTTTTACGAGCATAAGGCTGCGCGCTGGGCTACATGCTGGCCCGATCTGCCGATCCTTCCCTGGAGCGAGGCGGCAAGACCGCGATCGGTGGGATGAAGGGGAGAATGTGCGTCATTGCGCGCCTATGGCATTTGACTGCTTGACGACCGGTAATGGGCCGCATATGTGGCGCTTCTCTCGGGGCTTCTGGCCCCTGTGGCGATCGTAGCTCAGTTGGTTAGAGCGCCGGTTTGTGGTACCGGAGGTCGCGGGTTCGGATCCCGTCGATCGCCCCATTGTCTGATATGTCCCCTGCCATAAGGGGCCTGTTCTTTGCGGGAATGGGATCGTCAAACGGCGTTGCCGGACACGCAAAAGCCGTTCCCAATTTTCCTCATGATGCTCTATAGCGCGGCTATGACCGATGCGCGCGACAAGGGCCTGACCCTCAATCCCAAATATGACGATCATGGCCTGATTACCGCAGTCGTGACCGACGCGGCGACGGGCGAACTGCTGATGGTCGCGCATATGAACGCGCAGGCGCTGGCGCTGACGGTCGAGACCGGCCTTGCCCATTTCTGGTCGCGCAGTCGCCAGGCGCTGTGGAAGAAGGGGGAGACGTCGGGCCACATGTTGACAGTGCGCGATATCCGCATCGATTGCGATCAGGATGCCGTCTGGGTGAAGGCGACGCCCGCCGGTCCCACCTGCCACACCGGCGCGCGCTCCTGCTTCTTTCGTCGGGTCGGGCCGGACGGCCTGACGGCCGTGGAACCTGCGGCAGATATTGCGATCGATGCAGCGGGCTAGCCTGGCGCTCCTTGTCCTCCTGGCCTCTTGCCAACGTGCTCCGGAGGCGGCTGACGCCACCGGGGGGCATCCGATGCGCCCGCCGTCTCCGGCCTTGAGCGCGCCGCGATCGAGAGTGGCGCGATCACCGACACCAGCAAGACGTCGCCCATAGGCCTCTACCAGCGCAGCCACGAGGCCGGGCGAGACATGTTGTGCGTGATGCCGTCCAAGGATGGCGCGTTTCGCTTCGGGCTACAGGCCAATTTCGGCGAGGATGAGAGCTGCCGAGGGCAGGGGTCGGCGCGGCGCGCGGGCGACAAGCTGATCCTCAGCTTCAAGGGCGGGGATCGCTGCATCGTGGTCGCGCAATATGATGGCGACCAGATCGCGCTGCCCGGTGTGGTCGACATGGCCTGCGCAGACCTGTGCGAAGGGCGCGGCTCATTGGAAGGCGTCAGCTTCCCGCGCACCGCCAACGACGCCGCCAGCGCCCTGCGCGCCCGGGACAAGGACGGCCATCCGCTCTGCGAGATTTAGGATATCGCAAAAGCTGGTGACGGCTACGGGCAAATGGCAGTCATGCCAAAGTATTGATGTCACATCGGTTCTGACTTCTGGCCTGTGTTTAATACCAGAATGCGATGACGCTGACCCATGAGGCAGTTCCCCGGCGAAGGGCGGGGTACAGTTCTGAGCGCCCGACTGGCCCCGGCCTTCGCCGGGGAACAACTGACTATAGGTTCCTATCAATGCAACTTGCTATTAGAACCGTCGGGTAAGCGTCGCATACCATTCTCTGGGGCGACCCACATAACCTGTCACCAGTCCGTAAGCGACAACGCTTTCGTCCAAACCGGTATAATAGAATTTATTGAACAGATTGGTCACGCCCGTACTCAGGCTCCAGTCACGGTCCGCCGTTTCATATGTCAGGCGCACCTGAAACAGGCTACGTGCTTCTACGCGATTGAGAGGCGTGTTGACCGCCTTGTAAAAGAAGCTCGATTGATAGGTCCAATCCAGCCGGGGCGTGAGCGTGCCGGAGCCAAGATCGGCCTCATATTGGATGCCCGCAGAGGCTTGCCAGTCGCTGAGAAAGGGCTCTTTCATGTTCAGCGATACGCCCGAAAGCGGATTGACCGACTTATATTTGAAATCGAGGT
This window of the Sphingobium sp. CR2-8 genome carries:
- the hisI gene encoding phosphoribosyl-AMP cyclohydrolase gives rise to the protein MTDARDKGLTLNPKYDDHGLITAVVTDAATGELLMVAHMNAQALALTVETGLAHFWSRSRQALWKKGETSGHMLTVRDIRIDCDQDAVWVKATPAGPTCHTGARSCFFRRVGPDGLTAVEPAADIAIDAAG
- a CDS encoding septal ring lytic transglycosylase RlpA family protein — its product is MTRAIGIILALGLSACAGGHYRPVRDTPVRIGPPYTVRGTTYVPAADPTYDMLGYASWYGSESGNHTANGERFRAKWITAAHVSLPLPSYVEVTALDTGRTLLVRVNDRGPFSGRGRVIDLSRGAAEELGIRAQGHAPVRVRLVDPPEKDKARLRKGKAASSRPRVPERILVNLRAQLQASAP
- a CDS encoding nucleotidyltransferase family protein — its product is MTATAAQAETVRRIAQDHPVAGPMLDRWALLGLPDAWLSGSLLAQAWWNIRFGLPPLHGIDDADIIYFDPVDLSDNAEARAAAHVGQVFADLPIRLDVKNQARVHLWYPDRFGVPIAPYRSARDATATFPTTASAVAINEVALSAPFGLDDFLAPVVRANATLIDRAFYEHKAARWATCWPDLPILPWSEAARPRSVG